The Rissa tridactyla isolate bRisTri1 chromosome 16, bRisTri1.patW.cur.20221130, whole genome shotgun sequence genome includes a window with the following:
- the FAM43B gene encoding protein FAM43B — translation MLPWRRSKFVLVENERKCKGKSLGPGLSYAALLAGFLRSCPDLLPDCPLERLGSVFRGKRQKVELNKEDPTYTVRYLGNAVTLHAKGEGCTEEAVGKIWAKSDAGAGGAKMKLTLGPQGIRMTPCEKGARRPGHAYLLHRITYCAADRRHPKVFAWVYRHQVKNKAVVLRCHAVLVSKADKARAMALLLYQTSASAFNEFKRLKRQNDFRHVQQQLLGDAIVPLVPLRRLLNAKCPYRPPAERARCAPRLSSILEEEEEEVAFGTGAPLGDGGPTAVLRLAREMRGCSLRGPRPLAC, via the coding sequence ATGCTGCCCTGGCGCCGGAGCAAGTTTGTGCTGGTGGAAAATGAACGTAAGTGCAAAGGCAAAAGCCTGGGGCCGGGGCTGAGCTACGCTGCGTTGCTGGCCGGATTCCTGCGCTCCTGCCCGGACCTCCTGCCCGACTGCCCGCTTGAGCGGCTGGGCAGCGTCTTCCGCGGCAAACGCCAGAAAGTGGAGCTGAACAAGGAGGACCCGACGTACACGGTGCGGTACCTGGGCAACGCCGTCACCCTGCACGCCAAGGGAGAGGGCTGCACGGAGGAGGCGGTGGGCAAGATCTGGGCTAAAAGCGatgcgggggccggcggggccaaGATGAAGCTGACGTTGGGACCCCAAGGCATCCGTATGACCCCCTGCGAGAAGGGAGCCCGCCGGCCGGGCCACGCGTACCTCCTGCACCGCATCACCTACTGCGCCGCCGACCGCCGGCACCCCAAGGTCTTCGCCTGGGTTTACCGGCACCAGGTGAAGAACAAGGCGGTGGTTCTGCGCTGCCACGCCGTCCTGGTCTCCAAAGCTGACAAGGCGCGTGCCATGGCCCTGCTCCTCTACCAGACCTCCGCCTCCGCCTTCAACGAGTTCAAACGCCTTAAGAGGCAGAACGATTTCCGTCAcgtccagcagcagctcctgggcgaCGCCATCGTCCCCTTGGTGCCCCTCCGCAGGCTGCTCAACGCCAAGTGTCCCTACCGCCCGCCCGCCGAGAGGGCCCGCTGCGCCCCCCGCCTCAGCTCcatcctggaggaggaggaggaggaggtggccttCGGCACCGGGGCACCCCTgggggacgggggtcccaccgCCGTGCTGCGGCTGGCCAGGGAGATGCGGGGGTGCAGCCTGCGCGGCCCCCGGCCCCTGGCGTGCTGA
- the CDA gene encoding cytidine deaminase isoform X3: MEGVGQRPAPSVPPGQPQGESLQLLLHRSREAKNCAYCPYSRFPVGAALLTASGEIFSGCNVENACYSLGVCAERTAIQKAISEGHTSFKAMAIASDMGDHFITPCGACRQVMREFGTDWDVYLTKADGTYIVKKLEELLPLSFGPEDLKKV, from the exons ATGGAGGGTGTCGGGCAGCGCCCGGCCCCCTCTGTCCCCCCGGGCCAGCCCCAGGGTGAATCCCTGCAGCTCCTTCTGCACCGCAGCCGGGAGGCCAAAAACTGCGCCTATTGCCCCTACAGCCGCTTCCCGGTGGGCGCCGCGCTGCTCACCGCCAGCGGAGAGATCTTCTCGG GGTGCAACGTGGAGAACGCCTGCTACAGCCTGGGGGTGTGCGCCGAGCGCACCGCCATCCAGAAAGCCATCTCCGAGGGACACACCAGCTTCAAGGCCATGGCCATCGCCAG TGACATGGGGGACCACTTCATCACACCCTGCGGTGCCTGCAGACAAGTGATGAGAGAG tTCGGCACGGACTGGGACGTCTACCTGACCAAAGCGGACGGCACCTATATCGTCaagaagctggaggagctgctgccacTCTCCTTCGGCCCCGAGGACCTGAAGAAGGTGTGA
- the CDA gene encoding cytidine deaminase isoform X1 — MEEFGLEQHEGILKRAFIASIFSQLSLLPGSLSCCSPRSSPSSDLMTFFPWSRATSFQLGRKKKTTAEAAAEKCSVGTEKRGDKKTTDTKKEELDEMRLQGATWRTPATAWGCAPSAPPSRKPSPRDTPASRPWPSPGLLQVFSPPRQRLSSVPFSFGSDMGDHFITPCGACRQVMREFGTDWDVYLTKADGTYIVKKLEELLPLSFGPEDLKKV, encoded by the exons ATGGAAGAATTTGGGCTCGAGCAGCACGAGGGCATCCTGAAACGGGCTTTTATCGCCTCCATCTTCAgccagctttccctgctgcctggcagCCT GAGCTGCTGTTCCCCCCGCTCTTCCCCCAGCAGTGATTTAATGACATTTTTCCCGTGGAGCCGCGCAACCAGTTTTcaactggggaggaaaaaaaaaaccaccgccGAGGCGGCGGCGGAAAAATGCTCTGTCgggacagagaaaagaggagataaaaaaaccacagacacaaaaaaggaggAATTGGACGAAATGCGACTGCAG GGTGCAACGTGGAGAACGCCTGCTACAGCCTGGGGGTGTGCGCCGAGCGCACCGCCATCCAGAAAGCCATCTCCGAGGGACACACCAGCTTCAAGGCCATGGCCATCGCCAG GTCTTCTACAGGtgttctcccccccccgccagagACTGAGCTCTGTGCCCTTCTCCTTTGGCAGTGACATGGGGGACCACTTCATCACACCCTGCGGTGCCTGCAGACAAGTGATGAGAGAG tTCGGCACGGACTGGGACGTCTACCTGACCAAAGCGGACGGCACCTATATCGTCaagaagctggaggagctgctgccacTCTCCTTCGGCCCCGAGGACCTGAAGAAGGTGTGA
- the CDA gene encoding cytidine deaminase isoform X2: protein MTFFPWSRATSFQLGRKKKTTAEAAAEKCSVGTEKRGDKKTTDTKKEELDEMRLQGATWRTPATAWGCAPSAPPSRKPSPRDTPASRPWPSPGLLQVFSPPRQRLSSVPFSFGSDMGDHFITPCGACRQVMREFGTDWDVYLTKADGTYIVKKLEELLPLSFGPEDLKKV, encoded by the exons ATGACATTTTTCCCGTGGAGCCGCGCAACCAGTTTTcaactggggaggaaaaaaaaaaccaccgccGAGGCGGCGGCGGAAAAATGCTCTGTCgggacagagaaaagaggagataaaaaaaccacagacacaaaaaaggaggAATTGGACGAAATGCGACTGCAG GGTGCAACGTGGAGAACGCCTGCTACAGCCTGGGGGTGTGCGCCGAGCGCACCGCCATCCAGAAAGCCATCTCCGAGGGACACACCAGCTTCAAGGCCATGGCCATCGCCAG GTCTTCTACAGGtgttctcccccccccgccagagACTGAGCTCTGTGCCCTTCTCCTTTGGCAGTGACATGGGGGACCACTTCATCACACCCTGCGGTGCCTGCAGACAAGTGATGAGAGAG tTCGGCACGGACTGGGACGTCTACCTGACCAAAGCGGACGGCACCTATATCGTCaagaagctggaggagctgctgccacTCTCCTTCGGCCCCGAGGACCTGAAGAAGGTGTGA
- the MUL1 gene encoding mitochondrial ubiquitin ligase activator of NFKB 1: MEGGGRPSAVQAALLAASTALTALLYSVYRQKARVARGLQGARRVRLDGELRAVLLEAPGRCVPYAVIEGVVQSVKDTLSSQFVENCKGVVQRLTLQEHKMVWNRTTHLWNDYEKIIHQRTNTTPFDLVPQEDGTGVAVRVMKPLDAAELSLETVYEKFHPSVQSFTDVIGHYISGERPKGIQETEQMLKVGTALTGVGELVLDNATIKLQPPKQGMPYYLSGVDFDSLLQKQESNVRFWKILTVVFGFATCAVLFFILRKQYRHHRERQHLRQMQDEFRQAQERLMREMNAEGGETLKNACVICLSNIKSCVFLECGHVCSCKECYRALPEPKKCPICRQAISRVVPLYNS; this comes from the exons ATGGAGGGTGGCGGGCGGCCCTCGGCCGTGCAGGCCGCGCTGCTGGCCGCCAGCACCGCCCTCACCGCCCTGCTCTACTCCGTCTACCGGCAGAAGGCCCGCGTCGCCCGCGGCCTCCAG GGCGCCAGGAGGGTCCGACTGGACGGGGAGCTGCGGGCGGTGCTGCTGGAGGCGCCGGGGCGCTGCGTCCCCTATGCGGTCATCGAAG GCGTGGTGCAGTCTGTTAAGGACACCCTGAGCAgccagtttgtggagaactgcaagGGCGTCGTTCAGCGCCTGACGCTGCAGGAGCACAAGATGGTGTGGAACCGAACAACCCACCTCTG gaaTGACTACGAGAAGATCATCCACCAGAGAACCAACACCACCCCCTTTGACCTGGTCCCTCAGGAGGACGGCACCGGCGTCGCCGTCAGGGTGATGAAGCCGCTGGACGCTGCCGAGCTCAGCCTGGAGACAGTGTATGAGAAGTTTCACCCCTCCGTCCAGTCCTTCACTGATGTCATCGGCCACTACATCAGCGGTGAGCGCCCCAAGGGCATTCAGGAGACGGAGCAGATGCTGAAGGTGGGCACAGCGCTGACGGGGGTGGGAGAGCTGGTCCTGGATAATGCCACCATCAAGCTGCAGCCCCCGAAGCAGGGCATGCCCTACTACCTGAGTGGTGTGGATTTCGACTCCTTGCTGCAGAAACAAGAATCCAACGTCCGCTTCTGGAAAATCCTGACCGTCGTTTTCGGTTTCGCCACTTGCGCCGTCCTCTTCTTCATCCTACGGAAGCAATACCGGCATCACCGTGAGCGGCAGCACCTCAGGCAAATGCAGGATGAATTCCGGCAGGCCCAGGAGCGCCTGATGCGCGAAATGAACGCAGAGGGCGGAGAGACGCTCAAAAATGCCTGCGTCATCTGTTTAAGCAACATCAAATCCTGCGTCTTCCTGGAGTGCGGGCACGTTTGCTCTTGCAAGGAGTGTTACCGGGCTCTCCCTGAGCCCAAAAAGTGCCCGATCTGCCGGCAGGCCATCTCCAGGGTGGTGCCCTTATACAATAGTTAA